CGCCGAGCTTCTCCGCGATCTCCGCGAGCGCTCCCGCCTTGTTCTCGAGGAGTACGGTGACCACCTCGTTCTCCTCGAAGCGGATCCCGTTCGCTTCGAGCGCCTTTCGCGCCGACTCGATCTCGTCGGGCAGAAGCCGGACCTGCACCTGGCCGTTGATGGCGAGTCCGGCGACCGACTTCAAGTTGAGTCCGTAGCGGGAAAGGGCTCGAGCGACTCGAGCCAGCTCGCCGGGGCGGTGCGTCAGGGCAACCGATACATCTCGCATGGAGACCTCCAGCGTCTTTGGGTTGAGCTCCTATTCTCCACGAGCGGGCGATCTCTGACAAGGATGGGTGAGGGAGGCGACGCCGACGCGAGCGCTCTTTCTCACGAGCCGGGTCTCTCCGTCGGAGATGCCTTTCCCGGTCCCGGCAGCGGCGTTTTCCGCCGCGTGCCTCCCTTCTCCTCGTCGAGAAGCGTGTCGAGGTCGGGGTAGGCGTAGACGACGGGCGCCTGGTTCTGCATGAGGCCACCCGTATCCGCCGTGGGTCCGTAGGTGCTGTGGAGATCGCGGCCGAGCATTCGCAGAAGCGCGGTCTGCTGTCCCCGGTGATGGGCCGTATGGGCGATCCTGCGGGTGACGATCCACGCCCGGGAGCGTGTGACCTCGAAAAAGCCCACCTCCTCTTCCCACCAGGAATCCGGTTTTTCGCGCAGCGCCGCGAGTCGCTTCGACGCGTTCTCGGCATAGGTCTCGATGAAGCCGAGACGTGTTTCCTTCGCCGGAAGGGGATTGTCGGTCACCCCGATTCCGAGCATGTCCCGGAACCAGAGGTTCTCGCTCATGGACTGATGGACCATGTGCTCGAGAACGCTCCTTCCGCGTTCGTCGGTGCTCGAGGGCCGCGCGGACAGGTCGGAGTCCTCGAACATCGACCAGACGCTCAGCACTTTGAGGATCTCGGTCTCGTAGGTCTCGAAGAGGAATTGGTACCGCATGATCGTGCCCCTCAGGGTAGAGTCTATAATGAAGACCAGATGAGTCGATTTCTCGTCGAGCGACTGCGACGCCGTCTCGCGGCCGAAGTGGGCGCGATCGCGAAGCCCCATGACGGCAAGCTCCGCATCGCCCTCGCCTATCCGAACCGCTATTACATCGGGATGTCGAACGTGGGATTTCAGGCCGTCTATCGGTTCTGGAACGAGCTGCCCGAGGTCGTCTGCGAGCGGGTCTTCCTGCCCGACCGCGAGGAGATGAAAGAGCACCTCCGGGCCGGCGTTCCGCTTCTTTCCCTCGAGTCTCAGACGCCGGTGCGCGAATTCGACGTGCTGGCGTTCTCGATCACCTTCGAGCCCGACGAGCTGAACCTGGTGCGCATGCTCGATCTCGCGGGCATTCCGCCTCTGGCAGCCGAGCGGAACGCGTCACACCCTCTCGTGCTCGCCGGGGGGCCGGTGACGTTCCTCAACCCCGAGCCCATGGCGCCCTTTCTCGACGTCGTGGCGATCGGCGAGGCGGAGGCGCTTCTTCCGCCGCTCACCCGGGCGCTTCTCGCATCGCGGGCGAAGGAAGACGTCGTCGCCGAGCTCGCTGAAAGTGAAGGATTCTACGTCCCCGGGGCGAAAGGCCGAATGGTCCGGGCGAAGATGGGAA
This sequence is a window from Vicinamibacteria bacterium. Protein-coding genes within it:
- a CDS encoding DinB family protein, encoding MRYQFLFETYETEILKVLSVWSMFEDSDLSARPSSTDERGRSVLEHMVHQSMSENLWFRDMLGIGVTDNPLPAKETRLGFIETYAENASKRLAALREKPDSWWEEEVGFFEVTRSRAWIVTRRIAHTAHHRGQQTALLRMLGRDLHSTYGPTADTGGLMQNQAPVVYAYPDLDTLLDEEKGGTRRKTPLPGPGKASPTERPGS